A single region of the Musa acuminata AAA Group cultivar baxijiao chromosome BXJ1-11, Cavendish_Baxijiao_AAA, whole genome shotgun sequence genome encodes:
- the LOC135596384 gene encoding ankyrin repeat-containing protein BDA1-like: MDPRLEEPAYAGDLTLLRRLLQEDRLLLHRQAIAAAHLSDSPLHIAASLGHSDLVREILTVNPELLHGRNREGLSALHLAAAQGHLSVVNELLQYAAAANLCLATDNDGLMPAHTAALRGRLDVLTVLLDACPESARAVTSQGDSIFHLTVKSNSFETVQFLLNRTDENDELLNSGDAKGNTVLHLAVARKQLQVGIPDPD, from the coding sequence ATGGATCCGAGACTAGAGGAACCAGCTTACGCGGGAGACCTCACTTTGTTGCGGCGTTTGCTACAAGAAGACCGGCTCCTGCTCCACAGGCAAGCCATCGCCGCGGCTCACCTGTCGGACAGCCCCCTCCACATCGCTGCATCGCTCGGCCACTCCGACCTAGTCCGGGAGATCCTCACCGTAAACCCGGAGCTCTTGCATGGCCGCAACCGCGAAGGCCTTTCCGCCTTGCACCTGGCCGCTGCCCAAGGCCACTTATCCGTGGTGAACGAGCTGCTGCAGTACGCAGCCGCTGCCAATCTCTGCTTGGCGACCGACAACGATGGCTTAATGCCGGCCCACACTGCAGCCTTACGAGGCAGGCTTGATGTATTGACTGTGTTACTGGATGCGTGCCCGGAGTCCGCGCGAGCTGTGACATCGCAAGGTGACTCCATCTTTCATCTTACTGTGAAATCAAACAGCTTCGAGACCGTGCAGTTCTTGCTGAACAGAACGGATGAGAACGATGAGCTACTCAACTCTGGAGATGCGAAAGGCAACACCGTCCTGCACCTTGCTGTGGCCAGAAAACAGCTCCAGGTAGGTATTCCTGATCCCGATTAG